The following are encoded together in the Salvia hispanica cultivar TCC Black 2014 chromosome 6, UniMelb_Shisp_WGS_1.0, whole genome shotgun sequence genome:
- the LOC125196317 gene encoding syntaxin-132-like isoform X1: MNDLLTDSFVEDTKGNTSREPDIEMGPRFTRSSSDLSLESFNKQIQEVEKQVDKLSVLLQNLKEANEESKSVTKASSMKAIRKRMEKDVGEVGKIARGIKVKIEALNKDNIANRQKPGCGKGTAIDRSRTNLTNSLTKKFRDLVTEFQTLRQRIEEEYREVVERRVITVTGSRPDEETINNLIETGNSEQIFQQAMQESGRGQVMNTLEEIQERHDAVKEIEKKLLDLHQIYLDMAVLVEAQGDILDNIESQVTNAVEHVQSGTTALQNARRLQKSSRKCMCFAIILLLVIVAIIVLSVIQPWKN; this comes from the exons ATGAACGATCTTCTCACG GACTCGTTCGTTGAAGATACCAAAGGCAACACATCACGAGAGCCTGATATAGAGATGGGCCCTCGATTTACTAGGAGTAGCTCGGATCTGTCCTTGGAATCTTTCAACAAGCAG ATACAAGAGGTTGAGAAGCAGGTGGACAAGCTCTCTGTTTTGCTACAGAACCTCAAG GAAGCCAACGAGGAGTCAAAATCAGTTACCAAAGCATCTTCGATGAAAG CTATCAGGAAGCGCATGGAGAAAGACGTTGGTGAAGTGGGAAAGATAGCACGCGGTATTAAAGTGAAAATCGAGGCACTAAACAAAGAT AACATAGCTAATCGACAGAAGCCTGGTTGTGGAAAGGGGACGGCCATTGATAGGTCAAGAACGAACTTGACAAA TTCCTTGACGAAGAAATTTAGAGACCTCGTGACAGAGTTTCAG ACTTTGAGACAGAGGATTGAAGAGGAATATCGTGAGGTTGTTGAGAGACGAGTAATAACAG TTACTGGAAGTCGACCAGATGAAGAG ACCATCAATAATCTCATTGAAACCGGAAACAGTGAACAGATATTCCAGCAAGCGATGCAAGAATCCGGACGAGGCCag GTGATGAACACTTTGGAGGAGATTCAGGAGAGGCACGACGCTGTAAAGGAGATCGAGAAGAAGCTCCTCGACCTTCATCAG ATCTACCTTGATATGGCCGTGCTAGTCGAAGCTCAAGGAGACATTTTGGACAACATCGAAAGTCAG GTGACGAATGCAGTCGAGCACGTCCAGTCGGGGACGACTGCGCTTCAGAATGCGAGAAGGCTGCAGAAGAGCTCGAGAAAATGCATGTGCTTTGCCATTATACTTCTCTTAGTAATCGTAGCTATTATAGTGCTCAGCGTGATCCAACCATGGAAAAATTGA
- the LOC125196317 gene encoding syntaxin-132-like isoform X2 yields the protein MNDLLTDSFVEDTKGNTSREPDIEMGPRFTRSSSDLSLESFNKQIQEVEKQVDKLSVLLQNLKEANEESKSVTKASSMKAIRKRMEKDVGEVGKIARGIKVKIEALNKDNIANRQKPGCGKGTAIDRSRTNLTNSLTKKFRDLVTEFQTLRQRIEEEYREVVERRVITVTGSRPDEETINNLIETGNSEQIFQQAMQESGRGQVMNTLEEIQERHDAVKEIEKKLLDLHQIYLDMAVLVEAQGDILDNIESQALV from the exons ATGAACGATCTTCTCACG GACTCGTTCGTTGAAGATACCAAAGGCAACACATCACGAGAGCCTGATATAGAGATGGGCCCTCGATTTACTAGGAGTAGCTCGGATCTGTCCTTGGAATCTTTCAACAAGCAG ATACAAGAGGTTGAGAAGCAGGTGGACAAGCTCTCTGTTTTGCTACAGAACCTCAAG GAAGCCAACGAGGAGTCAAAATCAGTTACCAAAGCATCTTCGATGAAAG CTATCAGGAAGCGCATGGAGAAAGACGTTGGTGAAGTGGGAAAGATAGCACGCGGTATTAAAGTGAAAATCGAGGCACTAAACAAAGAT AACATAGCTAATCGACAGAAGCCTGGTTGTGGAAAGGGGACGGCCATTGATAGGTCAAGAACGAACTTGACAAA TTCCTTGACGAAGAAATTTAGAGACCTCGTGACAGAGTTTCAG ACTTTGAGACAGAGGATTGAAGAGGAATATCGTGAGGTTGTTGAGAGACGAGTAATAACAG TTACTGGAAGTCGACCAGATGAAGAG ACCATCAATAATCTCATTGAAACCGGAAACAGTGAACAGATATTCCAGCAAGCGATGCAAGAATCCGGACGAGGCCag GTGATGAACACTTTGGAGGAGATTCAGGAGAGGCACGACGCTGTAAAGGAGATCGAGAAGAAGCTCCTCGACCTTCATCAG ATCTACCTTGATATGGCCGTGCTAGTCGAAGCTCAAGGAGACATTTTGGACAACATCGAAAGTCAG GCTCTCGTTTAG
- the LOC125195258 gene encoding protein FAR1-RELATED SEQUENCE 5-like, translated as MDSSSYSESTSTNGGGSVIPICKPELRPYEGQKFSSLEEGISFYEKYAQECCFDCRRFGNRSSGGVIIFQYVVCNRQGFHTVDSLDVDVSVSEDGNVSDDDEVSSKKRRRRGTKRCGCGARISFKFFSDFGDKYYLVHQFVEEHNHTMVDKDHKRFMKGNRSLNDVHHKFVEDCTKANIGPTSTFNLLKEFFGGYDVVGCTLTDVRNCSRDIKEKLKEVDVQMILNQMQEKKRICEGFFYKYQLSPEDNKLVSLFWSDAESRKHYHMFGDVVAFDTTYSTNRYRMVFGPFTGKDNHGCPIAFGAGFVSGENCDAFSWLFTVFVECMGVAPRIIITDQDWGMRLAIEKVLPGTRHRLCMWHIMSKLFEKIPKSISDREKFSKEFKSCVWSELLDPDEFDILWTSIVEKYSVEDHKWFKDMFLIRHMWIPAFFRDVPMGSLMRTTSFSESENSFFKRYSKPLFNFADFTLQYNNAIDAQRNQTERLDYYDSVITPKYVTDLAFEKQLGSVYTDRMFRVVQDLIVEADKSCRMISMSTLENIEVFKVSDARKKIFTVRHEIETESYECECKLFLRCGYLCSHLFFILRNKDVNNIPEKYVGNRWLKSELLKAVHGLTIDESASDRGSNKDDKLQIANRCHGRYFGLYQRAFRNKDHLIALDNLLAGIGPQIFKDDCAGSSSLDKNDSIMNIYGIAVPEEITAHAPDVVSTKGGASDKKSRIKSSIEKAIEKANKPHRRCGKCHKVTDHNARSCGRNQT; from the exons ATggattcttcatcttattcCGAGTCTACGTCGACGAATGGTGGAG GGTCTGTTATTCCAATTTGCAAGCCTGAGTTGAGGCCTTATGAAGGTCAAAAATTTTCTTCCCTTGAGGAAGGAATTTCCTTTTATGAAAAGTATGCTCAGGAGTGTTGTTTTGATTGTCGAAGATTTGGAAATAGGTCTAGTGGTggtgttattatttttcagtatGTTGTTTGCAATAGACAAGGATTTCATACAGTAGATTCGTTGGATGTTGATGTTAGTGTATCTGAGGATGGTAATGTgtctgatgatgatgaagtaTCTTCAAAGAAGAGACGTAGACGTGGCACCAAAAGGTGTGGATGTGGAGCGAGAattagttttaagtttttttctgattttggtgATAAGTATTACCTTGTGCATCAGTTTGTTGAGGAACACAATCATACTATGGTTGACAAAGATCATAAGAGATTTATGAAAGGTAATCGGAGTTTGAATGATGTTCATCACAAGTTTGTTGAAGATTGCACCAAAGCTAACATCGGTCCTACCTCTACTTTTAACTTATTAAAGGAGTTTTTCGGTGGTTATGATGTTGTTGGGTGTACGTTGACTGATGTTAGGAATTGTTCACGTGAtattaaagagaaattaaaagaagtGGATGTGCAAATGATCCTAAATCAGATgcaagagaagaagagaatttgTGAAGggtttttttacaaatatcaattatCACCTGAAGATAATAAGTTAGTGAGCTTATTCTGGTCTGATGCTGAGTCTCGGAAGCATTACCACATGTTTGGAGATGTTGTAGCATTTGATACAACATATTCAACAAACAg GTATCGTATGGTGTTTGGTCCATTTACCGGGAAAGACAATCATGGGTGTCCTATTGCGTTTGGAGCTGGTTTCGTATCCGGTGAGAATTGTGATGCATTTTCATGGCTTTTCACTGTATTTGTTGAATGCATGGGTGTTGCTCCAAGAATCATAATCACTGACCAAGATTGGGGAATGAGGCTTGCcattgagaaggtattaccTGGTACAAGGCATCGTTTGTGTATGTGGCATATTATGAGCAAGTTATTTGAGAAGATACCTAAATCAATTTCTGATAGAGAAAAGTTTAGTAAGGAGTTTAAGTCTTGTGTTTGGTCAGAGTTGTTAGATCCGGATGAGTTTGATATATTATGGACTAGtattgttgaaaaatataGTGTAGAAGATCATAAGTGGTTTAAGGATATGTTTTTGATCAGACATATGTGGATCCCAGCCTTCTTTAGAGATGTTCCTATGGGTTCTTTAATGAGAACAACATCTTTTTCAGAATCTGAAAACAGTTTTTTTAAGAGGTACTCGAAACCGTTGTTCAATTTTGCTGACTTCACTCTTCAGTATAACAATGCCATTGATGCTCAAAGGAATCAAACTGAAAGGCTTGACTATTATGATTCTGTAATCACTCCAAAATATGTCACTGATTTAGCATTTGAGAAGCAATTGGGATCTGTTTACACAGATAGGATGTTTAGAGTGGTACAAGATTTGATTGTTGAGGCTGATAAGAGTTGTCGGATGATTAGCATGTCCACATTGGAGAACATCGAGGTCTTCAAAGTTTCTGATGCTAGAAAGAAGATCTTTACAGTTAGACATGAGATAGAGACTGAGTCATatgaatgtgagtgtaaactATTTTTAAGGTGTGGTTATCTATGCAGCcacctttttttcattctcaGAAACAAAGATGTCAACAATATTCCAGAGAAATATGTTGGTAACCGTTGGCTTAAAAGTGAATTACTAAAGGCAGTTCATGGTCTCACGATTGATGAAAGTGCGTCTGACAGAG GTTCTAACAAAGATGACAAACTACAGATTGCTAATAGGTGTCATGGACGTTACTTTGGTCTATATCAGCGTGCTTTTAGGAATAAAGATCATTTGATTGCTTTGGATAATTTGCTTGCGGGTATTGGTCCTCAAATCTTTAAAGACGACTGTGCTGGATCGTCTTCTCttgataaaaatgattcaatcaTGAACATATATGGTATTGCTGTTCCTGAAGAAATAACTGCCCATGCTCCAGATGTGGTTAGTACAAAAGGAGGTGCAAGTGACAAGAAAAGCAGGATTAAGTCAAGCATAGAGAAAGCAAttgaaaaagcaaataaacctCATAGGCGTTGTGGAAAGTGTCACAAAGTTACTGATCATAATGCTAGAAGTTGTGGCAGAAATCAGacatga
- the LOC125197142 gene encoding vascular-related unknown protein 1-like, with protein MSMNSSIDDKNIEESGWTKYLEDFSCNNASFISSSSMVSDAAWNGSDTIKRLNLKKLNRSTTRRKYTYEYDDDLEDTASSPVHSPKVSRMKQAEVNQRKMDATCDYVGQQSSSKNFLKHDREERNTNNSVIDNKTSDQYMELRKRGLCLVPMSALINYIG; from the exons ATGTCGATGAACTCGTCGATCGACGACAAAAACATCGAGGAGAGCGGGTGGACCAAGTATTTGGAGGACTTCTCTTGCAACAACGCCAGCTTCATAAGCAGCTCTTCTATGGTCTCCGATGCAGCGTGGAATGGCTCAGACACCATTAAAAGGTTGAATTTGAAGAAGCTGAATCGAAGCACGACTCGAAGGAAATATACGTATGAATACGATGACGATTTGGAAGATACGGCTAGCTCTCCTGTTCATAGCCCTAag GTAAGCAGGATGAAGCAGGCGGAGGTCAACCAGAGAAAGATGGATGCTACTTGCGATTATGTG GGCCAACAGTCGAGTTCGAAGAATTTCTTGAAGCACGatagagaagagagaaatacaaataatagTGTTATCGACAACAAAACCAGTGATCAATATATGGAGCTGAGGAAGAGAGGGTTATGTTTGGTGCCAATGTCAGCTTTGATTAACTATATtggttaa